From a region of the Hemibagrus wyckioides isolate EC202008001 linkage group LG14, SWU_Hwy_1.0, whole genome shotgun sequence genome:
- the LOC131365001 gene encoding uncharacterized protein LOC131365001 isoform X2, translating to MSLLYISILWVTACVDSAESLVNVSAPVGSTVLLPCKLTEVFTQTSVIQWQINKKDLVFERSSDATSSGSGYEGRVDIPLDELHKGNCSLVLKNVRITDDHLYSTFTVEHVDSTNPTEAKEITSVSLSVDVLQLSARVGSTAVLPCEWSHLSIQTPHVEWFIDSEIVFERKGKESFQGEGYEGRVDVPEDELLKGNCSLVLKNISVTDAGIYSSSMLVKDKQEHRNFLVQKIKLSVDDGISNERGSSSEDSDSHQTGGNIWIIWLCVGIGIVIIIGVKIIIISIIIMLQSHHQLH from the exons ATGTCCCTCCTTTATATTTCCATCTTATGGGTCACTGCCTGTGTGG ACAGTGCAGAATCTCTGGTTAATGTATCAGCTCCAGTGGGTTCCACAGTCCTCCTGCCATGTAAACTGACTGAAGTCTTCACCCAAACATCAGTTATTCAGTGGCAGATCAACAAAAAAGATCTTGTGTTTGAGAGAAGCAGTGATGCTACGAGTTCAGGTTCAGGATATGAAGGCCGTGTGGATATTCCTCTGGATGAACTACATAAAGGAAACTGTTCCCTGGTGTTGAAGAACGTCAGAATCACTGATGACCATTTATACAGTACCTTTACAGTGGAACATGTGGACAGTACTAACCCTACAGAGGCTAAAGAAATCACCAGTGTTAGTCTCTCAGTCGATG TCCTTCAGTTATCAGCTCGAGTGGGTTCCACAGCTGTCCTGCCGTGTGAATGGAGCCATCTGTCCATCCAGACACCTCATGTTGAGTGGTTCATCGATTCTGAGATTGTGTTTGAGAGAAAGGGTAAAGAGTCATTTCAGGGTGAAGGATATGAGGGCCGTGTGGATGTTCCTGAGGACGAGCTGCTTAAAGGAAACTGTTCCCTGGTGTTGAAGAACatcagtgttactgatgcaggaATCTACAGCAGCTCCATGCTAGTGAAAGACAAACAGGAACACAGGAACTTCTTGGTCCAGAAGATTAAACTGTCAGTTGATG atGGAATCAGTAATGAGAGAGGTTCTTCATCTGAGGATTCAGATTCACACCAGACTGGAGGGAACATCTGGATTATCTGGTTATGTGTTGGGATTGGAATTGTAATCATCATCGGCGT gaaaatcatcatcatcagtatcatcatcatgctGCAGTCGCACCACCAACTCCACTGA
- the LOC131365001 gene encoding uncharacterized protein LOC131365001 isoform X1, with protein sequence MSLLYISILWVTACVDSAESLVNVSAPVGSTVLLPCKLTEVFTQTSVIQWQINKKDLVFERSSDATSSGSGYEGRVDIPLDELHKGNCSLVLKNVRITDDHLYSTFTVEHVDSTNPTEAKEITSVSLSVDVLQLSARVGSTAVLPCEWSHLSIQTPHVEWFIDSEIVFERKGKESFQGEGYEGRVDVPEDELLKGNCSLVLKNISVTDAGIYSSSMLVKDKQEHRNFLVQKIKLSVDDGISNERGSSSEDSDSHQTGGNIWIIWLCVGIGIVIIIGVYVCYSRLQGKSSSSVSSSCCSRTTNSTEQDGHQGSVLYKRRSRKSTKNNTALDMDSVTSQPQIH encoded by the exons ATGTCCCTCCTTTATATTTCCATCTTATGGGTCACTGCCTGTGTGG ACAGTGCAGAATCTCTGGTTAATGTATCAGCTCCAGTGGGTTCCACAGTCCTCCTGCCATGTAAACTGACTGAAGTCTTCACCCAAACATCAGTTATTCAGTGGCAGATCAACAAAAAAGATCTTGTGTTTGAGAGAAGCAGTGATGCTACGAGTTCAGGTTCAGGATATGAAGGCCGTGTGGATATTCCTCTGGATGAACTACATAAAGGAAACTGTTCCCTGGTGTTGAAGAACGTCAGAATCACTGATGACCATTTATACAGTACCTTTACAGTGGAACATGTGGACAGTACTAACCCTACAGAGGCTAAAGAAATCACCAGTGTTAGTCTCTCAGTCGATG TCCTTCAGTTATCAGCTCGAGTGGGTTCCACAGCTGTCCTGCCGTGTGAATGGAGCCATCTGTCCATCCAGACACCTCATGTTGAGTGGTTCATCGATTCTGAGATTGTGTTTGAGAGAAAGGGTAAAGAGTCATTTCAGGGTGAAGGATATGAGGGCCGTGTGGATGTTCCTGAGGACGAGCTGCTTAAAGGAAACTGTTCCCTGGTGTTGAAGAACatcagtgttactgatgcaggaATCTACAGCAGCTCCATGCTAGTGAAAGACAAACAGGAACACAGGAACTTCTTGGTCCAGAAGATTAAACTGTCAGTTGATG atGGAATCAGTAATGAGAGAGGTTCTTCATCTGAGGATTCAGATTCACACCAGACTGGAGGGAACATCTGGATTATCTGGTTATGTGTTGGGATTGGAATTGTAATCATCATCGGCGTGTATGTGTGCTACAGCAGGTTACAAG gaaaatcatcatcatcagtatcatcatcatgctGCAGTCGCACCACCAACTCCACTGAACAG GACGGTCATCAGGGCAGTGTGCTGTACAAAAGAAGGTCCAGGAAATCTACTAAGAACAACACAGCATtagatatggacagtgtgacctCACAGCCACAGATACACTGA